A genomic segment from Bradyrhizobium sp. ISRA430 encodes:
- a CDS encoding ABC transporter ATP-binding protein has protein sequence MIENLHKRFGPVKAIDDVNIHVADGEFITLLGPSGCGKSTTLGAIAGLDQPTSGRIRVGNKTYFDGEKGIFLPPEARHCGLVFQSYALWPHMTVYDNVVFPLKLRKVSTADCKRRVEESLTLVEMERFQDRYPHQLSGGQQQRVALARTLVYQPEILLLDEPLSNLDAKLRDRARAWLAELRTRLGLTTIYVTHDQVEALALSDRIVVMNGGRINQIGSPQEIYTRPADSFVADFIGTTNFLNGDVVGAPDGDGQTLVSLADGQRVLIKSDKRPSLGDKVTFAYRPEQMRLAAAHDQAIGGSIIEADVVSHSYVGGRWQIGLSVGGNQIRIETQDATTDRQLRLWLPVTGGILFTERNHGKSH, from the coding sequence TTGATCGAGAACCTGCATAAGCGGTTCGGACCGGTCAAAGCGATCGACGACGTCAACATCCACGTTGCGGATGGTGAGTTCATCACGCTGCTGGGTCCGTCCGGGTGTGGCAAGTCAACGACGCTCGGCGCCATTGCCGGACTGGATCAGCCGACGAGCGGACGTATCCGCGTCGGCAACAAGACCTATTTCGACGGCGAAAAGGGCATCTTTCTGCCGCCAGAAGCCCGCCATTGCGGACTCGTGTTCCAGAGCTACGCATTGTGGCCGCACATGACGGTCTACGACAACGTCGTGTTTCCGCTCAAGCTGCGGAAAGTGTCGACCGCCGATTGCAAGCGCCGCGTCGAGGAGAGTCTCACTCTCGTCGAGATGGAGCGCTTTCAGGATCGCTATCCGCATCAACTCTCGGGCGGACAGCAGCAACGTGTCGCGCTCGCGCGAACACTGGTTTACCAACCCGAAATCCTCTTGCTCGACGAACCCTTGTCGAATCTCGACGCCAAGCTGCGCGACCGTGCCCGGGCCTGGCTCGCTGAACTGCGCACGCGTCTCGGCTTGACGACAATCTACGTGACGCACGACCAGGTCGAAGCACTGGCCTTGTCCGACCGCATCGTGGTCATGAATGGCGGCCGGATCAATCAGATCGGCTCGCCTCAGGAGATCTACACCCGGCCCGCAGACAGTTTCGTGGCCGACTTCATCGGAACGACAAATTTTCTGAACGGCGACGTCGTCGGGGCACCCGATGGCGATGGACAGACGCTGGTCAGTCTCGCCGACGGTCAGCGCGTCCTGATCAAGTCCGACAAACGTCCATCATTGGGCGACAAGGTCACGTTTGCCTATCGCCCCGAGCAGATGCGCCTGGCAGCGGCCCATGACCAGGCGATCGGAGGTTCGATCATCGAAGCGGACGTGGTCAGCCATTCCTACGTTGGCGGTCGTTGGCAGATCGGATTGAGCGTCGGCGGAAATCAGATCCGCATCGAAACCCAGGATGCAACGACTGACCGCCAGTTGCGCCTGTGGCTGCCTGTAACCGGCGGCATCCTGTTTACAGAACGGAACCATGGCAAATCCCACTGA